A region of the Patescibacteria group bacterium genome:
GATGCAATAGCCATAACCCCATAAGAGAGCTTTACGGTATATCCCTTGATAAAGACCCCAAGGGATTCATAATCTTTGAGATTGAAGCCAATGCCTTTTTAAAGCAGATGGTAAGGAATATTGTGGGAACAATGGTAGATGTGGGCAAGGGGAAGATCGGGGTAAGTGAATTTGAAGAGATACTTAGAGCTAAAGACAGAAAAAAGGCGGGTATAACAGCTCCTCCACAGGGGTTGTTCCTGGTGAAGATCAAATACTAGTGGGTCACTCCATAAATACCCTTACAACAGGTTATGCCAATTTTATTTCACAAAAAAGCCTATTTCTGCTACACTCGTTTTGTCGCTTAATAACATTGTTGTGCAAAAAAATAATATAAAAGTGAAATGATTAGCCCAAACAATGCTCCTTTGGCAATTTTATGGATGATTTGACTGACATCATCATCAGGTATCGCTGGGAAATTGCTGGCGCTCTTACCATGGCTTTCATTATTGCTTATCTCGCTGGCATTAATAATCGTTTGAACCGTCTCGCCATTGCTTCGACCGCATTCCGCAATACTATCTTGACGGAGTTGAAAGGACTCTATCCTATTCCGTCTGATTGGCCAAAAGATACCAATGTACTTGATCAACGGCTGCGGCAGGTATTTCCGAATTTGCAAATAGCCGTTGTTAACTTCAGACCATTCGTGCCTTGGTATTGGCGTTGGACTTTTGATCGTACTTGGCGTTTCTACCGTCTCGGCAAAGAGGGGAGAGACATTGACCAACAATATTACGGCCAATATCAAAATGGCGAAAGTACGACTGTGATTAATGATGTAAGATGTCTTTAGTGGACACCAAAGTTGAGGTAAAATACAAAGACGGAGGTGTCAGAATGGAAAAGATT
Encoded here:
- a CDS encoding tRNA pseudouridine(38-40) synthase TruA, which translates into the protein CNSHNPIRELYGISLDKDPKGFIIFEIEANAFLKQMVRNIVGTMVDVGKGKIGVSEFEEILRAKDRKKAGITAPPQGLFLVKIKY